The Paraphotobacterium marinum genome contains a region encoding:
- the rsmD gene encoding 16S rRNA (guanine(966)-N(2))-methyltransferase RsmD, whose protein sequence is MKKKLGSIRIVSGKLKGRKIYFQDSEGLRPTADRVKETLFNWLMFKIHDKNILDLFAGSGNLSFESLSRGAAQIELIEKEQRTFKTILENISQLNATEINAINQDSFDYLTSTQKKFDIVFIDPPFNKELVQKSIDMIADRDILNPDAYIYLETESSLTQLEIPSNWKLVKEKKISNVMIKLFQVNN, encoded by the coding sequence ATGAAAAAAAAATTAGGTAGTATACGTATAGTTTCCGGAAAGCTTAAAGGTAGAAAAATTTATTTCCAAGATTCAGAAGGACTAAGACCTACAGCTGATAGAGTAAAAGAAACTCTTTTTAATTGGTTAATGTTTAAAATACATGATAAAAATATATTGGATCTTTTTGCAGGTAGTGGAAATTTAAGTTTTGAATCGCTATCAAGAGGAGCTGCTCAAATAGAACTTATTGAAAAAGAGCAAAGAACCTTTAAAACTATTTTAGAAAACATTTCACAGTTAAATGCCACAGAAATAAATGCAATAAATCAAGATAGTTTTGATTATCTTACGTCTACGCAAAAAAAATTTGATATCGTTTTTATTGACCCACCTTTCAATAAAGAGCTTGTACAAAAGTCGATAGACATGATTGCAGATCGGGACATTTTAAATCCTGATGCTTATATCTATTTAGAAACAGAATCATCTTTAACTCAATTAGAAATTCCATCTAACTGGAAGCTAGTTAA